One Kryptolebias marmoratus isolate JLee-2015 linkage group LG21, ASM164957v2, whole genome shotgun sequence DNA segment encodes these proteins:
- the LOC108243995 gene encoding beta-1,4-galactosyltransferase 1-like isoform X1, producing the protein MMKILLTLLTLFVFLSLIVFSLFLYEKNGFLKYSRSVKNANKTSFWNDKNNVAEIKENQRTTSGNFSWKLGGTFQKAKMTEKKNLTSPGSEKTLESCPETPPTLVGPLAVEFKKQTLEEVREKVGSPLQEGGRYKPPGCISRQKVAIIIPFRNRHEHLIHLLFYLHPILIRQQLDYGVYVINQDGDGVFNRAKLLNAGYMEALKDYDYECFVFSDVDLVPLDDRNLYRCFNQPRHLAVGMDKFNFHLPYTTFFGGVSSLSKEQFLKVNGFPNSYWGWGGEDDDIYRRIIYNGMQVSRPDLITGRYKMVRHQRDAHNEPNPKNPGKLSMTLQTMKTDGINSLEYTVKEVMKDKLYTFITVDIQAPKG; encoded by the exons atgatgaaaatacTTTTAACCCTGCTGACACTTTTTGTCTTCCTTAGTCTgatagttttttctttgtttctataTGAAAAGAACGGGTTTCTAAAGTATTCACGCTCtgtgaaaaatgcaaacaaaacgAGTTTCTGGAATGACAAGAACAATGTGGCAGAGATTAAAGAGAACCAAAGAACCACGTCGGGGAATTTTTCCTGGAAGCTCGGAGGCACGTTTCAAAAGGCCAAAATGACCGAGAAGAAGAACTTGACGTCCCCCGGTTCAGAGAAGACTTTGGAGAGTTGTCCTGAAACGCCACCTACTCTTGTTGGCCCTCTCGCTGTGGAGTTCAAAAAACAGACTCTGGAGGAGGTCAGGGAGAAGGTCGGTTCTCCTCTTCAGGAGGGAGGACGGTACAAGCCTCCAGGTTGTATCTCACGACAGAAG GTGGCGATCATCATCCCCTTCCGAAATCGGCATGAGCACCTGATACACCTGCTTTTTTACCTCCACCCCATCCTGATTCGACAGCAGTTGGATTATGGCGTGTATGTCATCAACCAGGATGGAGACGGCGTGTTCAACCGGGCCAAGCTGTTGAACGCGGGATACATGGAAGCCTTAAAGGACTACGACTATGaatgctttgttttctctgatgtAGACCTGGTGCCCCTCGACGACCGTAACCTCTACAGGTGTTTTAACCAGCCGAGACACCTGGCTGTGGGCATGGACAAATTTAACTTCCATTTACCCTACACCACCTTCTTCGGTGGGGTCTCATCACTGTCCAAGGAGCAGTTTCTGAAGGTAAACGGCTTCCCAAACTCCTACTGGGGCTGGGGTGGTGAGGACGACGATATTTACAGGCGAATCATCTACAACGGGATGCAAGTTTCTCGACCAGATTTGATAACTGGAAGATACAAGATGGTGAGGCACCAAAGAGACGCGCACAATGAACCTAATCCAAAGAATCCTGGCAAACTTAGCATGACTTTGCAGACTATGAAAACAGACGGGATTAATTCACTTGAATACACAGTAAAAGAAGTCATGAAGGATAAACTGTATACTTTTATTACTGTGGATATTCAGGCTCCAAAAGGCTGA
- the LOC108243995 gene encoding beta-1,4-galactosyltransferase 1-like isoform X2 has translation MMKILLTLLTLFVFLSLIVFSLFLYEKNGFLKYSRSVKNANKTSFWNDKNNVAEIKENQRTTSGNFSWKLGGTFQKAKMTEKKNLTSPGSEKTLESCPETPPTLVGPLAVEFKKQTLEEVREKVGSPLQEGGRYKPPGCISRQKVAIIIPFRNRHEHLIHLLFYLHPILIRQQLDYGVYVINQDGDGVFNRAKLLNAGYMEALKDYDYECFVFSDVDLVPLDDRNLYRCFNQPRHLAVGMDKFNFHLPYTTFFGGVSSLSKEQFLKAKALYN, from the exons atgatgaaaatacTTTTAACCCTGCTGACACTTTTTGTCTTCCTTAGTCTgatagttttttctttgtttctataTGAAAAGAACGGGTTTCTAAAGTATTCACGCTCtgtgaaaaatgcaaacaaaacgAGTTTCTGGAATGACAAGAACAATGTGGCAGAGATTAAAGAGAACCAAAGAACCACGTCGGGGAATTTTTCCTGGAAGCTCGGAGGCACGTTTCAAAAGGCCAAAATGACCGAGAAGAAGAACTTGACGTCCCCCGGTTCAGAGAAGACTTTGGAGAGTTGTCCTGAAACGCCACCTACTCTTGTTGGCCCTCTCGCTGTGGAGTTCAAAAAACAGACTCTGGAGGAGGTCAGGGAGAAGGTCGGTTCTCCTCTTCAGGAGGGAGGACGGTACAAGCCTCCAGGTTGTATCTCACGACAGAAG GTGGCGATCATCATCCCCTTCCGAAATCGGCATGAGCACCTGATACACCTGCTTTTTTACCTCCACCCCATCCTGATTCGACAGCAGTTGGATTATGGCGTGTATGTCATCAACCAGGATGGAGACGGCGTGTTCAACCGGGCCAAGCTGTTGAACGCGGGATACATGGAAGCCTTAAAGGACTACGACTATGaatgctttgttttctctgatgtAGACCTGGTGCCCCTCGACGACCGTAACCTCTACAGGTGTTTTAACCAGCCGAGACACCTGGCTGTGGGCATGGACAAATTTAACTTCCATTTACCCTACACCACCTTCTTCGGTGGGGTCTCATCACTGTCCAAGGAGCAGTTTCTGAAG